A region from the Citrobacter telavivensis genome encodes:
- a CDS encoding GMP reductase, with the protein MRIEEDLKLGFKDVLIRPKRSTLKSRSDVELERQFTFKHSGQTWSGVPIIAANMDTVGTFAMATALASFDVLTAVHKHYTVEDWAAFVGAASANVLKHVMVSTGTSDADFEKTQQILALNPALNFVCIDVANGYSEHFVQFVSKAREAWPTKTICAGNVVTGEMCEELVLSGADIVKVGIGPGSVCTTRVKTGVGYPQLSAVIECADAAHGLGGMIVSDGGCTMPGDVAKAFGGGADFVMLGGMLAGHEESGGKVVEENGEKFMLFYGMSSESAMTRHVGGVAQYRAAEGKTVKLPLRGPVENTARDILGGLRSACTYVGASRLKELTKRTTFIRVQEQENRVFNSL; encoded by the coding sequence TTAGGTTTTAAAGACGTTCTTATCCGCCCTAAGCGTTCTACCCTTAAAAGTCGTTCCGATGTTGAGCTGGAACGTCAATTCACCTTTAAACACTCAGGTCAGACCTGGTCCGGCGTTCCTATTATTGCGGCAAACATGGATACCGTCGGCACATTCGCGATGGCAACGGCCCTCGCCTCTTTCGACGTTCTGACCGCCGTTCATAAGCATTACACCGTTGAAGACTGGGCGGCCTTTGTTGGCGCGGCGTCGGCCAATGTGCTCAAGCACGTTATGGTCTCTACCGGTACGTCTGATGCGGACTTCGAAAAGACCCAACAGATCCTGGCGCTGAATCCGGCACTGAACTTCGTCTGCATCGATGTCGCAAACGGCTATTCTGAACACTTTGTCCAGTTCGTATCGAAAGCGCGTGAAGCCTGGCCGACCAAAACCATTTGCGCCGGTAATGTGGTGACGGGCGAAATGTGTGAAGAACTGGTTCTGTCTGGCGCGGATATCGTTAAAGTCGGGATTGGTCCGGGTTCTGTCTGCACCACCCGTGTGAAAACCGGTGTCGGTTATCCGCAACTGTCTGCGGTGATCGAATGTGCTGATGCGGCGCATGGTCTGGGCGGAATGATTGTCAGCGATGGTGGTTGCACCATGCCTGGCGATGTGGCGAAAGCGTTCGGCGGCGGCGCAGATTTCGTGATGCTCGGTGGTATGCTGGCCGGTCACGAAGAAAGCGGCGGTAAAGTCGTTGAAGAAAACGGCGAAAAATTCATGCTGTTCTACGGTATGAGTTCCGAATCCGCCATGACCCGTCATGTCGGCGGCGTTGCGCAGTATCGTGCTGCGGAAGGTAAAACCGTCAAACTGCCGCTGCGTGGCCCGGTAGAGAACACCGCGCGTGATATTCTTGGCGGCCTGCGTTCTGCCTGTACCTACGTTGGTGCCTCTCGCCTGAAAGAACTGACCAAACGTACGACGTTTATCCGGGTTCAGGAACAAGAAAACCGCGTTTTCAATAGCCTGTAA
- the gspE gene encoding type II secretion system protein GspE, with translation MNTTQLSALCQRYQGILLNANNDTVHIAVEDAPSHELLDALHFATTRRIEIACWTRQQMEQHQHPSSSTLPSVVPENSVSAAVLLDKTLQSALAKRASDIHIEPAEHHVRLRLRVDGVLHSLPDIAKETGIALTARLKVLSHLDIAEHRLPQDGQFTVELNGAAVSFRIATLPCRYGEKVVLRLLHQVNQALDVSMLGMHDTQLSVFIDALQQPQGLILVTGPTGSGKTVTLYSALQTRNAPEVNLCSVEDPVEIPLDGINQTQIHPRAGLTFQGVLRALLRQDPDVIMVGEIRDGETAEIAIKAAQTGHLVLSTLHTNSTCEALVRLQQMGVARWMLSSALTLVVAQRLVRKLCPYCRRLIDDPIRLPPAWYPTPLPRWQAVGCEHCYHGFYGRTALFELLAIAAELRHQIANDASVATLEAHAKQAGMSTLFESGCRAVDQGLTTFEELVRILGMPNDH, from the coding sequence ATGAACACGACGCAACTCAGCGCGCTATGTCAGCGCTACCAGGGAATATTACTGAATGCGAATAACGATACGGTACACATTGCCGTCGAAGATGCCCCTTCTCACGAACTGCTGGACGCCCTGCATTTCGCCACGACTCGCCGCATTGAGATTGCCTGCTGGACGCGTCAGCAGATGGAGCAACACCAGCATCCGTCCTCATCCACGCTGCCGTCAGTGGTTCCTGAAAACAGCGTCAGCGCTGCGGTTTTGCTGGATAAGACATTACAGAGCGCGCTGGCGAAACGGGCCTCAGACATCCACATAGAACCCGCAGAGCATCACGTTCGCCTCCGCTTACGGGTGGACGGTGTGCTGCATAGCTTACCCGATATTGCCAAAGAGACCGGCATTGCCCTGACAGCACGCCTGAAAGTGTTAAGCCATCTGGATATTGCGGAGCACCGCCTACCGCAGGATGGGCAATTCACCGTTGAGCTAAACGGCGCTGCCGTCTCGTTTCGTATCGCCACCCTTCCCTGCCGTTATGGCGAAAAAGTGGTGCTGCGGTTGCTGCATCAGGTGAATCAGGCTCTGGATGTCTCCATGCTGGGTATGCACGACACGCAGCTATCTGTCTTCATCGACGCCCTGCAACAACCACAAGGGCTGATCCTCGTCACCGGCCCCACGGGCAGCGGTAAAACGGTAACCCTTTATAGCGCGTTGCAAACACGAAACGCGCCGGAGGTGAACCTGTGTAGCGTTGAAGATCCCGTGGAAATTCCCCTCGACGGTATCAATCAGACGCAGATCCATCCGCGTGCCGGGCTGACCTTTCAGGGCGTATTGCGGGCACTACTACGTCAGGATCCCGATGTCATCATGGTGGGCGAGATCCGCGACGGCGAAACCGCAGAAATTGCTATTAAAGCCGCACAGACCGGGCATCTAGTACTTTCCACGCTGCATACCAACTCAACCTGCGAAGCGCTGGTGCGCTTGCAACAGATGGGCGTGGCCCGCTGGATGCTCTCTTCTGCGTTAACCCTGGTCGTGGCACAACGGCTGGTCAGAAAGCTGTGTCCATACTGCCGGCGGCTTATCGACGATCCGATTCGTTTGCCCCCAGCATGGTATCCCACGCCGCTACCCCGCTGGCAAGCGGTTGGCTGTGAACACTGCTATCACGGATTCTATGGTCGCACTGCGCTATTTGAACTGCTCGCGATCGCGGCCGAACTGCGTCATCAGATTGCCAACGACGCCTCAGTGGCAACGCTGGAAGCCCATGCGAAACAGGCAGGAATGAGCACACTCTTTGAAAGCGGGTGTCGCGCCGTCGATCAAGGACTGACGACCTTTGAAGAACTGGTGCGTATTCTGGGTATGCCAAATGACCACTAA
- the hofC gene encoding protein transport protein HofC: MTTKQLWYWQGMNRDGLPGEGTNWAENRLLLMQELEQRQVTPLRVKSLRVKRALWRSDQCTEVIHQLATLLKAGLTLSEGLELLAGQQPSKQWQALLRGLAQELEHGTPLSSALAQWPDVFPPLYQAMIRTGELTGKLDECCFELARQQKAQKQLTDKVKKALRYPIIILTMAVMVVLAMLHFVLPEFAAIYRTFNTPLPALTQGIIAFADWSQRWGGLIVLMTIMLIAANNLLCRKPGWQILRQRGLLRMPVMGPLIRGQKLTQIFTILALTQTAGIAFLPALESVKETIQCPYWALRLAQVQHDISTGVPVWQALKNAEEFSPLCLQLVRTGEASGSLDTMLHNLARHHDEHTQTMADNLAALLEPALLVITGLIIGTLVVAMYLPIFHLGDAMSGVG, translated from the coding sequence ATGACCACTAAACAACTGTGGTACTGGCAGGGGATGAATCGCGATGGACTGCCCGGAGAGGGAACCAATTGGGCAGAAAATCGACTCCTGCTGATGCAGGAACTGGAACAGCGTCAGGTAACGCCACTGCGTGTGAAATCCCTACGCGTGAAGCGAGCGCTCTGGCGCAGTGACCAATGCACAGAAGTGATTCACCAACTCGCAACGCTGCTAAAGGCGGGTTTAACACTCTCCGAAGGGCTGGAACTGCTTGCCGGACAGCAACCCAGCAAGCAATGGCAAGCCCTGTTGAGGGGTCTTGCGCAAGAACTGGAGCACGGTACGCCGCTCTCCAGCGCGCTGGCGCAATGGCCTGACGTTTTTCCGCCGCTGTATCAGGCGATGATACGCACCGGTGAACTGACCGGGAAACTGGATGAATGCTGCTTTGAACTCGCCCGACAGCAGAAGGCACAGAAACAACTCACCGATAAGGTCAAAAAAGCGCTGCGTTACCCCATCATTATTTTAACAATGGCGGTGATGGTGGTGCTGGCGATGCTCCACTTTGTTCTGCCCGAATTTGCCGCCATTTACCGAACCTTTAACACGCCGCTGCCTGCACTCACCCAGGGGATCATCGCGTTTGCCGACTGGAGTCAACGCTGGGGCGGGCTGATTGTCCTGATGACCATCATGCTGATCGCGGCCAACAATCTGTTATGCCGAAAGCCCGGTTGGCAAATTCTGCGCCAGCGCGGATTACTCCGCATGCCTGTCATGGGACCGTTGATCAGAGGCCAGAAGCTCACGCAAATCTTTACCATTCTCGCGCTGACGCAGACGGCGGGAATCGCATTTTTACCCGCGCTTGAGAGCGTGAAAGAGACGATTCAGTGCCCCTACTGGGCACTGCGTCTGGCACAGGTACAGCACGATATCAGTACCGGCGTTCCCGTCTGGCAGGCACTGAAAAATGCGGAAGAATTCAGCCCGCTGTGCTTGCAACTGGTCAGGACGGGTGAAGCCTCAGGCTCGCTGGATACCATGCTGCACAATCTTGCCCGACATCATGATGAACATACTCAGACAATGGCTGATAACCTGGCGGCGTTACTGGAACCAGCGCTGCTGGTGATTACCGGGCTTATCATCGGCACGCTGGTCGTGGCAATGTATTTGCCGATTTTTCATCTGGGCGATGCGATGAGTGGAGTGGGATAA